From the genome of Hymenobacter sp. PAMC 26628, one region includes:
- a CDS encoding phosphoglycerate kinase, producing MNTLDNTNFAGRRAVVRVDFNVPLDQDLHITDDTRIRAATPSIKKILADGGAVVLLSHLGRPKGGYEKKFSLESLVLRLQQEYGQEVLWGGDVLSDEALEKAKNLQAGQVLLLDNLRFHKEEEGGDPAFAQRLAALGDVYVNDAFGTAHRAHASTAVMAQYFAPENRVGGYLLQGEVDNARKVLEHAERPFTAIMGGAKISDKILLIDKLLDKVDNLLIGGGMAYTFAVAMGGHVGSSLLEADKVDLARDLLARAKAKGVNLVLPGDSLIANAFANDADVDVAPSDSIPAGWMGLDLGPSAREEFADIIRASKTILWNGPMGVFEMSNFSLGTEFVARAVAEATEAGAYSLIGGGDSAAAVQQMGFADRVSYISTGGGALLEFMEGKELPGVAALG from the coding sequence ATGAACACCCTGGATAACACCAACTTCGCCGGCCGCCGCGCCGTGGTGCGCGTCGATTTCAACGTGCCGCTCGACCAAGACCTGCACATCACCGACGACACTCGCATCCGGGCGGCCACGCCGTCCATCAAAAAAATCCTGGCCGACGGCGGCGCCGTGGTGCTGCTTTCGCACCTGGGCCGGCCCAAGGGCGGCTACGAGAAGAAGTTTTCGCTCGAAAGCCTCGTACTGCGCCTCCAGCAGGAATACGGCCAGGAAGTGCTCTGGGGCGGCGACGTGCTGAGCGACGAGGCCCTGGAAAAAGCCAAAAACCTGCAAGCCGGCCAGGTGCTGCTGCTCGACAACCTGCGCTTCCATAAAGAGGAAGAAGGCGGCGACCCGGCCTTCGCCCAGCGCCTGGCCGCCCTCGGCGACGTGTACGTGAACGACGCCTTCGGCACGGCCCACCGCGCCCACGCCTCCACGGCCGTAATGGCTCAGTACTTTGCCCCCGAAAACCGGGTGGGCGGCTACCTGCTGCAGGGCGAAGTGGACAACGCCCGCAAGGTGCTGGAGCACGCCGAGCGGCCCTTCACGGCCATCATGGGCGGGGCCAAAATTTCGGATAAGATTCTGTTAATCGACAAGTTGCTTGACAAGGTGGACAACCTGCTCATCGGCGGCGGCATGGCCTACACGTTTGCCGTGGCGATGGGCGGCCACGTGGGCAGCTCGCTGCTGGAGGCCGACAAAGTGGACCTGGCCCGCGACCTCCTGGCCCGCGCCAAGGCCAAGGGCGTGAACCTGGTGCTGCCCGGCGACAGCCTCATCGCCAACGCGTTTGCCAACGACGCCGACGTTGACGTGGCCCCCAGCGACAGCATTCCGGCCGGCTGGATGGGCCTCGACCTGGGCCCCAGCGCCCGCGAGGAGTTCGCCGACATCATCCGCGCCAGCAAAACCATCCTCTGGAACGGCCCGATGGGCGTCTTCGAAATGAGCAATTTCTCGCTCGGCACCGAGTTCGTGGCCCGCGCCGTGGCCGAGGCCACCGAGGCCGGCGCCTACTCGCTCATCGGCGGGGGCGACTCGGCCGCCGCCGTGCAGCAAATGGGCTTTGCCGACCGCGTGAGCTACATCAGCACCGGCGGCGGGGCCCTGCTCGAATTCATGGAAGGCAAGGAGCTGCCCGGCGTGGCCGCTCTGGGCTAA
- a CDS encoding SDR family oxidoreductase: MNRLQDKVAVVTGGNSGIGFATAQEFIAEGAQVVITGRNAQAVQEAVAQLGPRAAGVVSDAASMADLRQLAAQVQAHHPRIDALFVNAGVSFAAPFAQVDEAHFDAQFDINVKGVYFTVQQLLPLFNDGSAVILNGSTTAHRAFPGVSVYSATKAAIVALARNLSLELLDRRIRVNVVSPGPIDTPINHKMFAKLGMTPEAATQAAASYAELVPIKRVGQPKEIATVAVFLASDDSSFVLGEEIIAGGGIGTL, translated from the coding sequence ATGAACCGTTTGCAAGATAAAGTAGCCGTCGTCACGGGCGGCAACAGCGGCATTGGCTTCGCCACCGCCCAGGAATTCATTGCCGAGGGGGCGCAGGTCGTCATCACCGGCCGCAACGCCCAAGCCGTGCAGGAGGCCGTGGCCCAGTTGGGGCCCCGGGCCGCGGGTGTGGTTTCCGACGCGGCCAGCATGGCCGATTTGCGCCAGCTCGCCGCCCAGGTGCAGGCCCACCACCCGCGCATCGACGCGCTGTTCGTCAACGCCGGGGTGTCGTTTGCCGCGCCCTTCGCCCAGGTCGATGAGGCCCATTTCGATGCGCAGTTCGACATCAACGTGAAGGGGGTTTACTTTACTGTTCAGCAACTGCTGCCATTGTTCAACGACGGTAGCGCCGTTATCCTGAATGGCTCGACCACGGCCCACCGGGCGTTTCCGGGCGTTTCGGTGTACTCGGCCACGAAGGCGGCCATCGTGGCCCTGGCCCGCAACCTCTCCCTGGAATTACTCGACCGCCGGATTCGCGTCAACGTCGTTAGCCCCGGCCCGATTGACACGCCCATCAACCACAAGATGTTTGCGAAGCTGGGGATGACGCCCGAAGCGGCCACCCAGGCAGCAGCCAGCTACGCGGAACTCGTGCCGATAAAGCGCGTCGGCCAGCCGAAGGAAATTGCCACCGTAGCTGTTTTCTTGGCCTCCGATGATTCATCGTTTGTGCTGGGGGAGGAAATCATTGCCGGCGGCGGCATCGGCACGCTGTAG
- a CDS encoding N(4)-(beta-N-acetylglucosaminyl)-L-asparaginase, with protein sequence MASRRKFLHSSAAGLAGLAAAPLAAAALPGPPAVGKPLVISTWDAGLNANRGAWKILGPGGYALDAVEAGVMVTEAEQSCCVGLGANPDRDGIVTLDACIMDDKYGCGSVAALERIKHPISVARRVMERTPHVMLVGPGAQQFAVAQGFPLEEQKLSPDAEKNYREWLKTSQYHPVINVENSGTRPVGPAGGPNNHDTIAMLALDAQGRLSGSCTTSGMGFKMRGRLGDSPIIGAGLFVDPEVGAAAATGQGEDVIRMAGSHTVVELMRQGRSPQAACQEAIARVAKIKGPQARDIQVAFIAVNRQGQIGAYALQKGFSYALSTTDTPRLVNSEYFLK encoded by the coding sequence ATGGCTTCCCGCCGGAAATTTCTGCATTCCTCCGCCGCTGGCCTGGCCGGGCTGGCCGCCGCGCCGCTCGCCGCCGCGGCCCTGCCGGGGCCCCCCGCGGTGGGCAAGCCGCTCGTCATTTCTACCTGGGACGCCGGCCTGAACGCCAACCGCGGCGCCTGGAAAATTCTGGGCCCCGGCGGCTACGCCCTCGACGCCGTGGAGGCCGGCGTGATGGTGACCGAGGCCGAGCAGAGCTGCTGCGTGGGCCTGGGGGCCAACCCCGACCGCGACGGCATCGTGACGCTCGACGCCTGCATCATGGACGACAAGTACGGCTGCGGCAGCGTGGCCGCCCTCGAGCGCATCAAGCACCCCATCAGCGTGGCGCGCCGCGTGATGGAGCGCACCCCGCACGTGATGCTGGTGGGCCCCGGCGCCCAGCAGTTTGCCGTGGCCCAGGGCTTCCCGCTGGAGGAGCAAAAGCTGAGCCCCGACGCCGAGAAGAACTACCGCGAATGGCTGAAAACCAGCCAGTACCATCCCGTCATCAACGTGGAAAACTCGGGCACGCGGCCCGTGGGCCCGGCCGGGGGCCCCAACAACCACGACACCATCGCCATGCTGGCCCTTGACGCGCAGGGCCGCCTGAGCGGCAGCTGCACCACCAGCGGCATGGGCTTCAAGATGCGCGGCCGCCTGGGCGACTCGCCCATCATCGGCGCCGGCTTGTTCGTGGACCCCGAGGTGGGCGCCGCGGCCGCTACTGGCCAGGGCGAAGACGTGATTCGCATGGCCGGCTCGCACACCGTGGTGGAGCTGATGCGCCAGGGCCGCTCGCCGCAAGCCGCTTGCCAGGAGGCCATTGCGCGCGTCGCCAAAATTAAGGGCCCCCAGGCGCGCGACATCCAGGTGGCGTTCATCGCCGTGAATCGCCAGGGCCAAATAGGGGCCTACGCCCTGCAAAAAGGCTTCAGCTACGCGCTGAGCACCACCGACACGCCGCGCCTCGTCAACAGCGAGTACTTCCTGAAGTGA
- a CDS encoding N-acetylglucosamine kinase codes for MVLLADSGSTTCSWHLLGAAAPLRFTTEGYNPYFVGTEAIAASLARAVPAAVPRAAVRAVHFYGAGVLSPTKAEVVAGALRQVFPRAQVHVAEDLLAAARALLGHAPGFAAILGTGTNSCLFDGEKITHVVESLGYSLGDEGAGTYLGRLLLRDYLRGRVPAGLAAAMQASHGLGDLSEVLDRLYSQPLPNRFLASFARLAREHYHEPYCQAAVAQTFEAFFLQIVTHYPDYQRYAFNCVGSVGYHFRDALAAAAARHGMAVGRIIQGPIDALAAYHRAAAAR; via the coding sequence ATGGTACTACTCGCCGACAGCGGCTCGACCACGTGCAGCTGGCACCTGCTCGGGGCCGCCGCCCCCCTCCGCTTCACCACCGAAGGCTACAACCCCTATTTTGTTGGCACGGAAGCCATTGCCGCGTCGCTGGCACGGGCCGTACCGGCGGCCGTGCCCCGGGCGGCGGTGCGGGCGGTGCATTTTTACGGCGCGGGGGTGCTCTCGCCGACCAAGGCCGAAGTGGTGGCCGGGGCCCTACGCCAGGTGTTCCCGCGGGCCCAGGTGCACGTGGCCGAAGACCTGCTGGCGGCGGCCCGCGCCCTGCTGGGCCACGCGCCGGGCTTCGCCGCCATCCTGGGCACGGGCACCAACTCGTGCCTATTCGACGGCGAAAAAATTACCCACGTGGTGGAGTCGCTGGGCTACTCGCTCGGCGACGAGGGCGCGGGCACGTACTTGGGCCGGCTGCTGCTGCGCGACTACCTACGCGGCCGGGTGCCGGCGGGCCTGGCGGCGGCCATGCAGGCCAGCCACGGCCTGGGCGACCTCAGCGAGGTGCTCGACCGGCTCTACAGCCAGCCGCTGCCCAACCGCTTCTTGGCCAGCTTTGCCCGGCTGGCCCGCGAGCACTACCACGAGCCCTACTGCCAGGCCGCGGTGGCGCAGACGTTCGAGGCGTTTTTCCTGCAAATCGTGACGCACTACCCCGATTACCAGCGCTATGCGTTCAACTGCGTGGGCTCGGTGGGCTACCACTTCCGCGACGCGCTGGCCGCCGCCGCCGCCCGCCACGGCATGGCGGTGGGCCGCATCATCCAGGGGCCCATCGACGCGCTGGCGGCCTACCACCGGGCCGCGGCCGCGCGGTAG
- a CDS encoding ABC transporter ATP-binding protein, which translates to MLQAINVRKSYQSLEVLKGINLTIEKSEIVSIVGSSGAGKSTLLHILGTLDNPDSGEVLFDGASVSSLGRNDLARFRNRHIGFIFQFHNLLPEFTALENVCLPAYLAGRSEKEVRVRARELLGMMNMEFRADHKPSEMSGGEQQRVSVARALINSPEIIFADEPSGNLDTKNAQELHQIFFLLRKELDQTFVIVTHNEQLADMADRKIVMRDGYVLEE; encoded by the coding sequence TTGCTCCAAGCCATCAACGTCCGCAAAAGCTACCAGTCGCTGGAAGTCCTCAAAGGCATTAACCTCACCATCGAGAAGTCGGAAATCGTGAGCATCGTGGGCTCGTCGGGGGCCGGCAAGAGCACGCTGCTGCACATTTTGGGCACGCTCGATAATCCCGATTCGGGCGAAGTGCTCTTCGACGGGGCCTCGGTGAGCAGCCTGGGGCGCAACGACCTGGCGCGGTTCCGCAACCGCCACATCGGGTTCATCTTCCAGTTTCATAATTTACTGCCCGAGTTCACAGCCCTTGAAAACGTGTGCCTGCCCGCCTACCTGGCCGGCCGCTCGGAGAAGGAAGTGCGCGTGCGGGCCCGCGAGCTGCTCGGCATGATGAACATGGAGTTCCGGGCTGACCACAAGCCCAGCGAGATGAGCGGCGGCGAGCAGCAGCGCGTGTCGGTGGCCCGCGCCCTCATAAACTCGCCCGAAATCATCTTCGCCGACGAGCCCAGCGGCAACCTCGACACCAAGAACGCCCAGGAGCTGCACCAGATTTTCTTCCTGCTGCGCAAGGAGCTCGACCAAACCTTCGTCATCGTGACGCACAACGAGCAGCTGGCCGACATGGCCGACCGCAAAATCGTGATGCGCGACGGCTACGTGCTGGAGGAATAG
- a CDS encoding TetR/AcrR family transcriptional regulator: MARPRAFDEATALQKALETFWYRGYSATSVEDLVAGTGLSRASLYATFGDKHALFLRALGQYQQQAFHTLTALAADPAVPAAEHVRQVLELTAGLCQADAGQRGCFMVNTITELVPHDPEVQALAAEYQHFLETLLATVLRRGQQRGEVRRTAAPQAQARLLVSVLNGMRVMAKADADPQLLRDVVDTALLALA, encoded by the coding sequence ATGGCCCGTCCCCGCGCATTTGATGAAGCCACCGCGCTGCAAAAAGCCCTCGAAACCTTCTGGTACCGGGGCTACAGCGCCACTTCTGTGGAGGATTTGGTGGCGGGCACGGGCCTCAGCCGGGCCAGCCTCTACGCCACGTTTGGCGACAAGCACGCGCTATTTCTGCGGGCCCTGGGCCAGTACCAGCAACAAGCGTTTCACACCCTGACCGCCCTTGCCGCCGACCCCGCCGTGCCCGCCGCGGAGCACGTCCGCCAAGTGCTGGAACTAACGGCGGGCCTGTGCCAAGCCGATGCCGGGCAGAGGGGTTGCTTTATGGTGAACACCATCACCGAGCTGGTGCCCCACGACCCGGAGGTGCAGGCGCTGGCCGCGGAGTACCAGCACTTTCTGGAAACGTTGCTGGCCACCGTCCTGCGCCGGGGCCAGCAGCGCGGCGAGGTGCGGCGCACGGCCGCGCCCCAGGCCCAGGCCCGCCTGCTGGTCAGCGTCCTGAACGGAATGCGCGTGATGGCCAAGGCCGACGCCGACCCGCAACTGCTGCGCGACGTGGTGGACACGGCCCTGCTGGCACTGGCGTAG
- a CDS encoding RecQ family ATP-dependent DNA helicase, with translation MPEPVAHTEPLTLLREFWGHAAFRPGQAEIIQSVLDGHDTLALLPTGGGKSVCFQVPALARPGLCLVVSPLIALMKDQVDGLRRRGIKAEAIYAGMSAQEIDHTLDNCVYGREVKFLYVSPERLLTDIFRVRVAKMPVSLLAVDEAHCVSQWGYDFRPPYLRIAELRGLLAPGVPVVALTATATRQVRDDIVEKLLFRPGHGVFQQSFLRPKLSYSVLPTEDKLRRLLEVLRGVGPGKTGIVYARTRRQTEDTATYLQQNKLPAAAYHAGLGPERRTKVQQDWLNDKTRIIVATNAFGMGIDKPDVRVVAHLDAPDTLEAYYQEAGRAGRDGRYAFAVLLAGPHDGPEMRRRTGLAFPPLDTVRRVYQALANYSRTAAGGGELAPFDFDLGQFAETYRIRAVDAHNALKILQREGFIQLNEAVNNPARVHIVTNNHDLYAFQVANAEHDLLIKALLRLHGGELFAGFQTVSEQGLANQVRRSLVEVQHQLRYLHGAGVLHYQPRHEAPQAMFMTPRHDAAKLPLDQRRLEAARALAEEKTAATISYLSGTRCRQQLLLMYFDEANSPRCGVCDVCLAAKKAAQGPVATAGLREQLVQRLAQQAQTPREVVAAFAPAQADEVKATLRELVDAGALRYEADGQLRPSK, from the coding sequence ATGCCCGAGCCCGTTGCCCATACCGAACCCCTGACGCTGTTGCGCGAGTTTTGGGGCCACGCGGCGTTCCGTCCGGGGCAGGCGGAAATCATCCAATCGGTGCTGGATGGGCACGACACGCTGGCGCTGCTGCCCACCGGCGGCGGCAAAAGCGTGTGCTTCCAGGTGCCGGCGCTGGCCCGGCCGGGGCTGTGTTTGGTGGTGTCGCCGCTGATTGCCCTGATGAAAGACCAGGTGGACGGCCTGCGCCGCCGGGGCATCAAAGCCGAAGCCATTTACGCCGGCATGAGCGCCCAGGAAATCGACCACACGCTGGACAACTGCGTGTATGGCCGCGAGGTCAAGTTTCTGTACGTGAGCCCCGAGCGGCTACTTACTGACATCTTCCGGGTGCGGGTGGCCAAGATGCCGGTGAGCCTGCTGGCCGTGGACGAAGCGCACTGCGTGTCGCAGTGGGGCTACGATTTCCGGCCGCCCTACCTGCGCATTGCCGAGCTGCGGGGCCTGCTGGCGCCGGGCGTGCCGGTGGTGGCCCTCACGGCCACGGCTACCCGGCAAGTGCGCGACGACATTGTGGAAAAGCTGCTGTTTCGGCCCGGCCACGGCGTGTTTCAGCAGAGCTTTTTGCGGCCCAAGCTCTCGTACTCGGTGCTGCCGACGGAGGACAAATTGCGCCGCCTGCTGGAAGTGCTGCGCGGCGTGGGCCCCGGCAAAACCGGCATCGTGTACGCCCGCACCCGCCGCCAAACCGAGGACACCGCCACCTATTTGCAGCAAAACAAATTGCCCGCCGCCGCCTACCACGCCGGCCTGGGCCCCGAGCGCCGCACCAAGGTGCAGCAAGACTGGCTGAATGATAAAACGCGCATCATCGTGGCCACCAACGCCTTCGGGATGGGCATCGACAAGCCCGACGTGCGCGTGGTGGCCCACCTCGACGCGCCCGACACGCTGGAGGCCTACTACCAGGAGGCCGGCCGCGCCGGGCGCGACGGCCGCTACGCCTTCGCCGTGCTGCTGGCGGGGCCCCACGACGGGCCGGAAATGCGCCGCCGCACCGGCCTGGCCTTTCCGCCGCTCGACACGGTGCGGCGCGTGTACCAGGCGCTGGCCAACTACTCGCGCACGGCGGCGGGCGGCGGCGAGCTGGCCCCGTTCGATTTCGACCTGGGGCAGTTCGCCGAAACCTACCGCATCCGCGCCGTGGACGCGCACAACGCCTTGAAAATTCTGCAGCGCGAGGGCTTTATCCAGCTGAATGAAGCCGTGAACAACCCGGCGCGGGTGCACATCGTCACCAATAACCACGATTTGTACGCCTTCCAGGTAGCCAATGCCGAGCACGATCTGCTCATTAAGGCGCTGCTGCGGCTGCACGGCGGCGAGCTGTTCGCGGGCTTCCAAACCGTATCGGAGCAGGGGCTGGCCAACCAGGTGCGGCGCAGCCTGGTGGAGGTGCAGCACCAGCTGCGTTACTTGCACGGGGCCGGCGTGCTGCACTACCAGCCGCGGCACGAGGCCCCGCAAGCCATGTTCATGACCCCGCGCCACGACGCCGCTAAGCTGCCCCTCGACCAGCGCCGCCTCGAAGCCGCCCGGGCCCTGGCCGAGGAAAAAACTGCCGCCACCATCAGTTACCTCAGCGGCACGCGCTGCCGCCAGCAGCTGCTGCTCATGTACTTCGACGAGGCCAACTCGCCCCGCTGCGGGGTGTGCGACGTGTGCCTGGCCGCCAAAAAAGCCGCCCAGGGCCCCGTGGCCACCGCCGGCCTGCGCGAGCAACTGGTGCAGCGCTTGGCCCAGCAGGCGCAAACGCCCCGCGAGGTGGTGGCCGCCTTCGCCCCCGCCCAGGCCGACGAGGTGAAGGCCACCCTGCGCGAATTGGTGGACGCCGGGGCCCTGCGCTACGAGGCCGACGGGCAGCTGCGCCCATCGAAGTAA
- a CDS encoding rhodanese-like domain-containing protein, whose protein sequence is MADITSDELKQRQQAGETPTIIDVREPWEFEETRIPGAQNIPLNSLPTKLDDLEDLKDQEVIVHCKSGARSASAAAYLKQQGFTNVRNLLGGIMGYQA, encoded by the coding sequence ATGGCCGACATCACTTCCGACGAGCTAAAGCAACGCCAGCAAGCCGGCGAAACCCCCACCATCATCGATGTGCGCGAGCCCTGGGAATTTGAGGAAACCCGCATCCCCGGGGCCCAAAATATCCCGCTCAACTCGCTGCCCACTAAGCTCGACGACCTGGAAGACCTTAAGGACCAAGAGGTCATCGTGCACTGCAAAAGCGGCGCCCGCTCGGCTTCAGCGGCGGCCTATTTGAAGCAGCAAGGTTTTACCAACGTGCGCAACCTGCTGGGCGGCATCATGGGCTACCAGGCGTAG